One window of Pyxicephalus adspersus chromosome 4, UCB_Pads_2.0, whole genome shotgun sequence genomic DNA carries:
- the LOC140329395 gene encoding uncharacterized protein — protein sequence MVQSGYEYAETNVYVSNDTEPYNNEDFTTVTPTEKDRNTSPKSPSESEESMGTVPSGQGDNKIAENTNTPGPELGDSEQKENVTNIPSGVEDNKASENIIKVSPVKEGWEPKEYMSTALPGPEDNMSEGNMATVQPGSENNEPADYTSNLPPNFRDSKQEENITNYNVPPGSEDTEYTVTVTPVQEDREPKENSSTMLPGPGARKPEDNMATVQQGSENNEPTDYTNTVPLDSRDSKQEENIPKFSPGVEDNESAEYTVTVTPVQEDREPKANSSTFLPGQGNKKPEDNMATVQPGSENNEPADYTSTVPPDSGGIKQEENVTNIKPGAEDSETAEYTVTVNPVQEDREPKENSSTILPGPGDRKPEDNMATVQQGSENNEPAENTSTVVPSQGDRESEENMATVPQSSENEPADYTSTVLPDSADSKQKENVTNGPPGAEGSETAEYTVTVSPAPEDREPKENSSTILPGPGDTSRPPGAEDSETTEYTVTVSPVPEDREPKENSTILPGPGDSKPEDNMATVQQGSENNEPAEYMSTVVPSQGDNEPQDNMATVQPASEYNEPADYMSTTLQVSGDSKQEENVTKSPLDAEGSEMAEYFVTVSHDMEPKEYDNTLLPGPGASKPEDNMATVLPGSENNRPADYTSTVPPNSGDGKQEENVTNGPPGAEDGETAEYTITVSPVPEDREPKENSSTILPGPGDSKPEDNMATVQPALENNEPAEYMSTVVPSQEDRESEENLATVPKSSENEPAEYTSTVLPDSGGIKQEENVPNGPPGAEDSEEAEYIVTVSNDMEPKEYNNTVLPGKGDNGPKNNMATLQPGSENNRPADYTSTVAPDSGDSKDEEIVTNVPPGAEDSEAAEYTSLVSPVPEDMEAKEYTSTASPSPGDSKPEDNMAIVQSGSKINEPEEYTSTVLPVPRESKTTNSMTSVPRGPEDSGPTYDINTVLPGLGVIEPKDNVTTVPPGPEEPTSTVLSTTGLRDSKATIPTNTILPSAGDRDQGATDGTNNVLSGPGGSEAAGNASTQPPSPGHSGPKEYSSNILPGPRDNEPAENVRPTEVISITTFILKGKSARPPHNTNNQEKSNSHITQKASGNNLPITQNDRHVTFQHNNNSLQMFTSIQTPLQREEKRCRILRIVKSEKLDGHGKISAASWMCFFRQVSNYNTRLKKKLKKSQSFGICQLNSNQHCKDGKAPSKNLCKMSCSKLLDDNIKDDIECLKKIVKNMKNLNAWTGWNKRCRGKKHNQYVAGCKP from the exons ATGGTACAAAGTGGCTATGAATATGCAGAGACAAATGTCTATGTATCAAATGATACAGAACCATACAACAATGAAGATTTTACCACTGTGACACCAACTgaaaaagacagaaatacaagTCCTAAAAGTCCAAGTGAATCAGAGGAATCTATGGGCACTGTTCCATCAGGTCAAGGAGACAATAAGATTGCAGAAAATACCAACACCCCTGGACCAGAACTAGGAGACAGcgagcaaaaagaaaatgtaactaaTATTCCATCAGGTGTAGAAGACAATAAAGCttcagaaaatattataaaagtttcACCAGTTAAAGAAGGCTGGGAGCCCAAAGAATATATGAGTACTGCATTGCCAGGTCCAGAAGACAATATGTCAGAAGGCAATATGGCCACGGTTCAACCCGGTTCAGAGAACAATGAGCCAGCAGATTATACCAGCAATCTTCCTCCAAATTTCAGAGACAGTaaacaagaagaaaatataaCTAATTATAATGTTCCACCAGGTTCAGAAGACA CAGAATATACAGTCACTGTTACACCAGTTCAAGAAGACAGGGAGCCAAAAGAAAATTCCAGCACTATGCTGCCAGGTCCAGGAGCCAGAAAGCCAGAAGACAATATGGCCACTGTTCAACAAGGTTCAGAAAACAATGAGCCAACAGATTATACCAATACCGTTCCTCTAGATTCCAGAGACAGTAAACAAGAAGAAAATATACCTAAATTTTCACCAGGCGTAGAAGACAATGAATCAGCTGAATATACGGTCACTGTTACACCAGTTCAAGAAGACAGGGAGCCAAAAGCAAATTCCAGCACTTTTCTGCCAGGTCAAGGAAACAAAAAGCCAGAAGACAATATGGCCACTGTTCAACCAGGATCAGAGAACAATGAGCCAGCAGATTATACCAGTACAGTTCCTCCAGATTCAGGAGGCATTAAGCAAGAAGAAAATGTGACTAATATTAAACCAGGTGCAGAAGACAGTGAAACAGCAGAATATACAGTCACTGTTAATCCAGTTCAAGAAGACAGGGAGCCAAAAGAAAATTCGAGCACTATTCTGCCAGGTCCAGGAGACCGTAAGCCAGAAGACAATATGGCCACTGTTCAACAAGGTTCAGAAAATAATGAGCCAGCAGAAAATACTAGCACTGTTGTGCCAAGTCAAGGAGACAGAGAGTCAGAAGAAAATATGGCCACTGTTCCACAAAGTTCAGAGAACGAGCCAGCAGATTATACCAGCACTGTTCTTCCAGATTCAGCAGACagtaagcaaaaagaaaatgtgactaATGGTCCACCAGGTGCAGAAGGCAGTGAAACAGCAGAATATACAGTCACTGTTTCACCGGCTCCTGAAGACAGGGAGCCAAAAGAAAATTCCAGCACTATTCTGCCAGGTCCAGGAGACA CCAGCAGACCACCAGGTGCAGAAGACAGTGAAACAACAGAATATACAGTCACTGTTTCACCGGTTCCTGAAGACAGGGAGCCAAAAGAAAATTCCACTATTCTGCCAGGTCCAGGAGACAGTAAGCCAGAAGACAATATGGCCACTGTTCAACAAGGTTCAGAAAATAATGAGCCAGCAGAATATATGAGCACTGTTGTGCCAAGTCAAGGAGACAATGAGCCACAAGACAATATGGCCACTGTTCAGCCAGCTTCAGAGTACAATGAGCCAGCAGATTATATGAGCACTACTCTTCAAGTTTCAGGAGACAGTAAGCAAGAAGAAAATGTGACTAAATCTCCACTAGATGCAGAAGGCAGTGAAATGGCAGAATATTTTGTCACAGTTTCACATGACATGGAGCCAAAAGAATATGATAACACTCTTTTGCCAGGTCCAGGAGCCAGTAAGCCAGAAGACAATATGGCCACTGTTCTGCCAGGTTCAGAGAACAATAGGCCAGCAGACTATACCAGCACTGTTCCTCCAAATTCGGGAGACGGTAAGCAAGAAGAAAATGTGACTAATGGTCCACCAGGTGCAGAAGACGGTGAAACAGCAGAATATACAATCACTGTTTCACCGGTTCCTGAAGACAGGGAGCCAAAAGAAAATTCCAGCACTATTCTGCCAGGTCCAGGAGACAGTAAGCCAGAAGACAACATGGCCACTGTTCAGCCAGCTTTAGAAAATAATGAGCCAGCAGAATATATGAGCACTGTTGTGCCAAGTCAAGAAGACAGAGAGTCAGAAGAAAATTTGGCCACTGTTCCAAAAAGTTCAGAGAACGAGCCAGCAGAATATACCAGCACTGTTCTTCCAGATTCAGGAGGCATTAAGCAAGAAGAAAATGTGCCTAATGGTCCACCAGGTGCAGAAGACAGTGAAGAAGCAGAATATATAGTCACCGTTTCAAATGACATGGAGCCAAAAGAATATAATAACACTGTTTTGCCAGGTAAGGGAGACAATGGGCCAAAAAACAATATGGCCACTCTTCAACCAGGTTCAGAGAACAATAGGCCAGCAGACTATACCAGCACTGTTGCTCCAGATTCAGGAGACAGTAAGGATGAAGAAATCGTAACTAATGTTCCACCAGGTGCAGAAGACAGTGAAGCAGCAGAATATACTAGCTTAGTTTCACCAGTTCCTGAAGACATGGAAGCAAAAGAATATACCAGCACCGCATCACCAAGTCCAGGAGACAGTAAGCCAGAAGACAATATGGCCATAGTTCAGTCAGGTTCAAAAATCAATGAGCCAGAAGAATATACCAGCACTGTTTTACCAGTTCCAAGGGAAAGTAAGACAACAAACAGCATGACTTCTGTTCCACGAGGTCCAGAAGACAGTGGACCAACATATGATATTAACACTGTTCTACCAGGTCTAGGAGTCATTGAGCCAAAAGACAATGTAACTACTGTTCCACCTGGTCCAGAAGAACCTACCAGCACAGTTTTATCAACCACAGGCTTAAGAGACAGTAAGGCAACCATACCAACCAACACTATTCTACCAAGTGCAGGAGACCGAGACCAAGGGGCAACAGACGGCACCAACAATGTTCTGTCAGGTCCAGGAGGAAGTGAGGCAGCGGGTAATGCCAGCACTCAGCCACCAAGTCCGGGACATAGTGGGCCAAAAGAATATTCCAGCAATATTTTACCAGGTCCAAGAGACAATGAACCAGCTGAAAATGTTAGACCAACTGAAGTTATCAGTATaacaactttcattttaaaaggcaAGAGTGCCAGGCCACCACATAATACAAATAATCAAGAAAAATCAAATAGCCACATAACACAAAAGGCCTCCGGAAACAATCTACCAATCACACAGAATGACCGGCATGTTACATTTCAACACAACAATAACTCGTTACAAATGTTCACAAGCATCCAGACACCCTTGCAAAGGGAAGAGAAGCGTTGTAGGATACTTCGAATTGTTAAAAGTGAAAAACTGGATGGACATGGGAAAATTAGTGCAGCTAGCT ggatgTGTTTTTTTAGGCAAGTGAGCAACTACAATACCAGGCTAAAAAAGAAACTCAAGAAAAGCCAGAGTTTCGGTATATGTCAATTGAACAGCAACCAACATTGCAAAGATGGAAAGGCTCCTTctaaaaatctttgcaaaatgtCTTGTTCTA AACTTCTCGATGACAATATCAAAGATGACATTGAATGTCTGAAGAAGattgtgaaaaatatgaaaaatttgaaTGCATG GACGGGTTGGAACAAACGTTGCAGAGGGAAGAAACACAACCAATATGTAGCTGGATGCAAACCCTAA